From [Clostridium] symbiosum, a single genomic window includes:
- a CDS encoding M20 family metallopeptidase: MEPIERIIKLSDELENNTISIRRRIHRNPETAFEEYETSALVAKELKRMGIPYEKSPVEPGIVACIDSGRPGKLLMLRADMDALPIGEETELPFKSEKEGIMHACGHDVHTANLLAVGEILSRMKDFWSGRVKLVFQPGEERGGGGRRMIEQGLMDELPDACFGLHVNPTEPGQFLVGTGYLTSYSDGCHITVHGKAAHSSAPQDGVDAIQIAANIVMALNTIVSRNISPMQQSTLNVGRISGGRAGNIVADRAELFCMMRNAREETREVMFRQIRDICTGIAAATGGTCNVDINPGYPAIYNDGPLTEFVTSLMGKYTTELYGGIMEQIPEPAVLTGNRQALTAEDFGFYSRKVPSCYLQLGTGNFAPAHSGQFMVDETYIKLATRAMALAAYEFLS; this comes from the coding sequence ATGGAGCCGATAGAACGAATTATAAAACTCTCAGACGAACTGGAAAACAACACAATCTCCATCCGGCGCAGGATTCACCGGAACCCCGAAACGGCCTTTGAGGAGTACGAGACGAGCGCACTGGTGGCAAAAGAGCTTAAACGCATGGGAATACCCTATGAAAAAAGTCCCGTGGAACCCGGTATTGTGGCGTGTATCGACAGCGGAAGGCCGGGAAAACTTCTGATGCTGCGGGCGGATATGGATGCGCTGCCCATCGGTGAGGAGACAGAACTGCCCTTTAAATCGGAAAAGGAAGGAATCATGCACGCCTGCGGGCACGATGTGCATACGGCCAACCTTCTGGCCGTGGGAGAAATTCTCAGCAGAATGAAGGACTTCTGGTCTGGCCGGGTAAAACTCGTATTTCAGCCGGGGGAAGAACGGGGCGGAGGCGGACGCAGAATGATAGAACAGGGACTGATGGACGAACTGCCGGATGCCTGCTTCGGCCTGCATGTAAATCCGACCGAACCAGGACAGTTTCTGGTTGGTACCGGGTATCTGACCTCCTACTCGGACGGCTGCCATATCACGGTCCACGGAAAGGCGGCTCACTCTTCCGCGCCCCAGGACGGAGTCGACGCGATCCAGATTGCCGCCAATATTGTAATGGCGCTGAATACCATCGTGTCGAGAAACATAAGCCCCATGCAGCAGTCAACCCTGAATGTGGGCCGGATTTCCGGCGGCCGGGCAGGAAATATCGTGGCCGACCGGGCCGAGCTCTTCTGCATGATGCGGAATGCGAGAGAAGAGACAAGAGAAGTCATGTTCCGCCAGATTCGGGACATTTGTACGGGGATAGCGGCGGCCACCGGCGGAACATGCAACGTGGACATCAATCCCGGCTATCCGGCCATTTACAACGACGGCCCCCTGACGGAATTCGTCACGTCGCTGATGGGTAAGTATACCACCGAACTCTACGGCGGAATCATGGAGCAGATTCCAGAGCCCGCTGTGTTGACGGGAAACCGACAGGCGCTGACAGCCGAAGATTTCGGTTTTTATTCCCGAAAAGTGCCTTCCTGTTATCTGCAGCTTGGCACGGGGAACTTCGCCCCGGCCCACAGCGGACAATTCATGGTGGATGAAACCTATATCAAACTGGCAACCAGGGCAATGGCGCTGGCGGCATATGAGTTTCTAAGTTAA